A segment of the Lolium perenne isolate Kyuss_39 chromosome 3, Kyuss_2.0, whole genome shotgun sequence genome:
CTACAGGTAAATGCAATTCCAGAAGTGCATATAGAGTATGTCTTGACAATCTATTTGAGCAGGGAGAACCAAGACCAAGACAGGTTAGTGCAAATACCAAACTCCTTCTCCAATCCATATGGACAAATAAGAACATAATTCCCAGGATAAAAACTTTTGGTTGGAGGATCATAAGGAAGGCTATTTCTTCAGGAGCGAGAGCAGGTAAGTATAGTAAACACATTAGTAAATACTGCTGTAGATGTGATGTGGAAGAAACAGACCAACATCTCCTGTTCCTATGTCCTTTTGCTAGAACAGCTTGGTACATGCATCCCTGGTATTTGAAAATTGATCAAGTAGCTTCTCCCTCTGAATCTATAACCCAAATCATTAATAGACTCCTCACTATGAATCATCCTAACGGTAGTATTGAGAATATTCTTACTTTCATGTGGTGTTTATGGAAAACCAGGAATGATTCTCTGTTCAATAAAAAAGATAACACTCCTTTACAGGTTCATCATATGACTAATGCTATTAAACAAAATCTAGAATTATTTGATGTAGCACAGGTTGAAGTGAACAAGCCACAATCAAGAACAGAGGTACAAGAGGAGATGCTATGTCCAGGGAACACAATCAGCACAGATTTGAGAATACAAGGGAGCAAGATCTTCTCAGATGCGACATGGCGGAAAAACAACACAACAGGTGCTCAAGAATTACAGAAAACAGGGATAGGAATATACTGCCAATTCCTAAGGCAAGGCAGAGAAGAAACTGTCATGATTCAGGCATCAACAATCCAGCCTTCTTCTCCTATTCTTGCTGAAGCTGCTGCCCTTCTTCTTGCATCAAAAATTGCAGCGCAGGTCCAAGAACAAGGTGTCACTTTCCTTACTGACAACCTCGCTTTGGCGAAAGCTGCAGCAGCCCGCTCTGTCACAGATAAACAAGTGCCCTGGGAGCTTAGAGAACAAATTGCAGATTACAAGAAAGCATCGGAACCCCTTCTTCCGAAGATATATCATATAAAAAGAAATCTAAATAGAGTAGCTCACGACTGTGCAAAACAGGCACTTCGACGCTCTGAGTCGTTGCCTATCTTCTCCTGTCTTAATTCAGCTCACAGGAACATAGGAGTCTgtcccattgctagctctttacAGAATTTTCATCTACAGGGATTTGTACTTCATGATGTACTTTGTTTATGAGCTGAATGCAATATAAGCGCCTCTGGCGCCtgctttgttcaaaaaaaaaagatgacCGTAAAATGGTATTCACTAAGTACGGTGACTGAATTGATTTAGCGTGACAAGTTTAGTTACTAATGATAGATTTTACTCAATTTCCAAATCATCCACCTCTCTGCTACGCGTCTGACGGAAGCGGCCATGGCGTCGGCAGCGGCGGGGAAGGGGAAGTCCCCAGCGGACGCGGCGGAGTCGTCTGCGGCGAGCGCGGCGCGGCTGGCGCGCGAGTGGAGCACTTGGGCGATGAAGAAGGCGAAGGTGGTCGCCCACTACGGCTTCATCCCCCTTGTCGTCCTCGTCGGCATGAGGTCCGAGCCCCGGCCCAGCCTCGCCCAGCTCCTCTCCCCCGTGTAGCGCTGTTCCTCCGCGAGGATGCGCGCGTATCGGGGCCAATTCAATTCTGTATTTTGCTCATCACTTTGTAATTCCGGTTCCGTTCTTCGGTCTGTTCTGATTTTGGGTGTCTTCGATTGGCATTCATTGTCCACGACTCCACGAGAGCATACAGTCGAATGTATCAGTTGCCGGAACAAAGGATTATGCATCTCTATGTTCTAATTAAGTCCAGGGCCTGAATTCGCTTGCAGGTTCTTACAGTGGCCGttcttagagcatcttcagccaCGTCCCTAGTGGTCCGATTTATCATTTGGGGACGTGTTTCCTTTGTACCGTCCTTGAAGACGTCGCACCCCAGCCGCGTCTCTCAAACGCACTCCAAAAAATTTAAAACACTATATTTCTATTGTAATAGATAGAAGAAAACTCTGTACTAATATTGTTGTACTAAATATTCAAATAGGCGCAACATAAATAAATTACTTATAAAAACTTTGAAAAAATgtaaacaaatcatatataattTTTTTAAACTACTTCTTTGATGGCCCGTATCGTCGTCCTTatcacggtggcgcttcctgctcgtcacctctccCGAAGAGGCGGTGTCTTCGACGCGTCGGAAGAACTTGTATTCTCCTCGTCGTCGATGGTGCTCGCCAATTGCGCCTAGGCCTTCGCTTTCGCCTCCGCCTCCCCCAGGCCAccgtcgcctcctcctcctcctccacggccTCCCATTCCTCCGCGTTGTCCAGCTGCGGCGGGGAATTATCACCGCTGCTAGGCGTCGCAACTCTGTCCCAACAATGGCGCCATCCCGGAGGCTTACCCTCGCTGTTGGTGTCTGATGGAAGCTGAGAGAGATCTCTTATTGTGAGAGGTTCCGATGAATAGCGGACGGTTGTAGATCGGAAAGCGCATACGtaggggtcttattgagcgcggatgaacgaCATCGCAGATGTTGAAGAGAGCGCGGTTGCTTTTCCGCGTAGTCCGCTCTCCATTTCGGCGGTTCGCGCGTCGGTCGACGTGGTTGCCAATACGACGGTTCCCCTCCCCGCAACTATACTGTAGCTACGTAGGCAGCGGTTGAACGTTCGACCCGCTGACGCATCGGGCCCGTGTCTCCTCGCTTCGCTTCTCGTTGTATCCGGCGTATctggagcgtcccctgtgtagcggggacgagCTCGGGGCGCCGAACAGTCGGACAAAAAAGACCTTTGAGACGCGCAACTGGAAATGATTTTTTATGCGGTGCGCCTCAAATTCTTTTAGAAGTCGTTTTGAAAAACGCGGCTGGAGATGATGTTAATCTCACTTCGGTGTGCATCTCCTCTAGTTACTCGGATGGACTGACAGcgctcactggtggaaaaagggcctttggtcacggttcgcaactgccattagtcgcggttgcgcaaccgcgaccaaataagcgcgactaaaggcccccttttagtcgcggttgcttaagaaccgcgactaaaggcccgtccacgtgggcgccaggcgaccgtcggggcggaggacctttagtcgcggttcttctggccaaccgcgactaaaggccgccgcaggtttaggccccccctaaacctgcccccctaaacctgttttctgtttaatttgtattgttttatttcttttgtgctttattgtaattttgaaggagtttcacatattctacggtactacatacatgcatatgaatgtacaatttcaaacaaatttgaaattagaaccaaaaagaattcaagaggaatatacaatatatattcaatatcatcggatgaccatatacaagtttgaacaagtttccatacataatttaatgcatgtatagttctacgtcctcgtaatggtgttctcctttaggatcgaggacttccctcgtgaaccatccagctagttcctcttgaagtggtcggaagcgagcttctggactaagcatcatccggaggttattcctctgagcattggtatcactcggaacgcgctcagaggtgtatctccggatcatctcacagacgtagtatccacatagattggtccccggtggctgaatatcgccaccattcttagcctttgaccgcatgaaatgtagctcttttttgaattcaccgaccttttgatctgagaaccgtctccaaaccctatgagacaaagaaaattaaatgaacaagagagttattataattacttgaagcttaattaggaaatgaacgaaataggccgaacgatatagagcgcaaatgaatgaaaataattacttctgcagcattcttctcatgtcgtcccaaagatttgaatccagagtcagagagtcgtggacgagacattctgatttgtcaactttaattactagcagaatccagtggaacctgcgaacacgatacatgcacagtacgtcatgcataactcatcgattagccggccacataccatgcatggagtaaacaaaagagaatgtgctcaagacagaaacactcacccaaaatggtaaggaaatagaatatcacttttgagttcctgctttgtaagaaactgatacgtctccgacgtatcgataatttcttatgttccatgccacattattgatgatatctacatattttatgcacactttatgttatattcgtgcattttctggaactaacctattaacaagatgccgaagtgccagttgctgttttctgctgtttttgtttcagaaatcctagtaacgaaatattctcggaattggacgaattcaacgcccagggtcctattttgccacgaagcttccagaagaccgaagaagagacgaagtggggccacgaggtggcgacaccctagggcggcgcggcctggcccctggccgcgcggacctgtggtgtgggcccctcgtgccgcctcctgatctgcccttccgcctacttaaagcctccgtcgcgaaacccccagtaccgagagccacgatacggaaaaccttccagagacgccgccgccgccaatcccatctcgggggattcaggagatcgcctccggcaccctgccggagaggggaatcatctcccggaggactctacgccgccatggtcgcctccggagtgatgtgtgagtagtctacccctggactatgggtccatagcagtagctagatggttgtcttctccccattgtgcttcattgtcggatcttgtgagctgcctaacatgatcaagatcatctatttgtaattctatgtgttgcgtttgttgggatccgatgaatagagaatacttgttatgttgattatcaaagttatgtctatgtgttgtttatgatcttgcatgctctccgttactagtagatgctctggccaagtagatgcttgtaactccaagagggagtatttatgctcgatagtgggttcatgtctccgtgaatctggggaagtgacagaaatctctaagattatggatgtgctgttgccactagggataaaacattagtactatgttcgaggatatagtcactgattacattacgcgcaatacttaatgcaattgtctgttgttagcaacttaatacgggaggggttcggatgataactttgaaggtggactttttaggcatagatgcatctttggatagcggtctatgtactttgtcgtaatgcccaattaaatctcacaatactcatcataatatgtatgtgcatggtcatgccctctttatttgtcaatttcccaactgtaatttgttcacccaacatgctgtttatcttatgggagagacacctctagtgaactgtggaccccggtccaattctctatcttgaaatacaatctactgcaatctttgttctacttgtttttacgcaaacaatcatcatccacactatacatctaatcctttgttacagcaagccggtgagattgacaacctcactttgtttcgttggggcaaagtactttggttgtgttgtgcagttccacgttggcgccgaatccctggtgttgcgccgcactacatcccgccgccatcaaccttcaacgtgcttcttggctcctactggttcgataaaccttggtttcatactgagggaaaacttgccgctgtacgcatcacaccttcctcttggggttcccaacggacgcgtgttgtacgcgtatcaagctctttttctggcgccgttgccggggagatcaagacacgctgcaaggggagtctccacttcccaatctctttactttgtttttgtcttgcttagttttatttactactttgtttgctacactaaatcaaaacacaaaaaaattagttgctagttttactttatttgctatcttgtttgctatattaaaaacacaaaaaaattagttacttgcatttactttatctagtttgctttatttactgttgctaaaatggctacccctgaaaatactaagttgtgtgacttcacaaccacaaataataatgatttcttatgcacacctattgctccacctgctactacagcagaattctttgaaattaaacctgctttactaaatcttgttatgcgagagcaattttctggtgttagttctgatgatgctgctgcccatctcaataattttgttgaactatgtgaaatgcaaaagtataaggatgtagatggtgacattataaaattaaaattgttccctttctcattaagaggaagagctaaagattggttgctatctctgcctaagaatagtattgattcatggactaaatgcaaggatgcttttattggtagatattatccccctgctaaaattatatctttgaggagtagcataatgaattttaaacaattagatactgaacatgttgcacaagcatgggaaagaatgaaatctctggtaaaaaattgcccaacccatggactgactacttggatgatcatccaaaccttctatgcaggactaaatttttcttcgcggaatttattggattcagctgctggaggtacctttatgtccatcactcttggtgaagcaacaaagtttcttgataatatgatgatcaactactctgaatggcacacggaaagagctccacaaggtaagaaggtaaattctgtcgaagaaacctcttccttgagtgataagattgatgctattatgtctatgcttgtgaatgataggactaatgttgatcctaataatgttccgttagcttcattggttgcccaagaagaacatgttgatgtaaacttcattaaaaataataatttcaacaacaatgcttatcggaacaattctagtaataactataggccatatccttataataatggtaacggttatgctaattcttatgggaattcttacaacaataataggaacacaccccctggacttgaagccatgcttaaagaatttattagtacacaaactgcttttaacaaatctgttgaagaaaagcttgggaaaattgatatacttgcttctaaagtcgatagtcttgctgctgatgtagatcttttgaaatcgaaagttatgcctaatagggatattgaaaataaaattgttactacagcaaatgccatccaagttagaattaatgagaatataagattaatggctgaactgcgtgctatgtgggatagagaagaaaatgaaaaactagctaaagagaagaatgtagccaaagtttggactattaccacgactagtaatgctaatgctacacatgttgctgcacctcctactattaataataaaagaattggtgttagcaatgtttccacttctaatgcaaagcgcgagaaactgcctgaaactgctaaaactgttgaaactgcctgtgataaagctgctgaaatttttttcaacattggggatgatgatcccattgctttagattataatggtttgaattttgatgattgccacatctctgaagttataaagttcttgcaaaaacttgctaaaagtcctaatgctagtgctatatatttggctttcacgcaacatattacaaatgctctcataaaagctagagaagagaaactagagcgcgaagcctctattcctagaaagctagaggatggttgggagcccatcattaagatgaaggttaaagattttgattgtaatgctttatgtgatcttggtgcaagtatttctgttatgcctaagaaaatttataatatgcttgacttgccaccgctgaaaaattgttatttggatgttaatcttgctgatcattctacaaagaaacctttggggaaagttgataatgttcgcattaccgttaacaataaccttgcccccgttgattttgttatcttggatattgaatgcaatgcatcttgtcccattatattgggaagaccttttctttgaaccgttggtgctatcattgatatgaaggaaggtaatattaaatatcaatttcctctcaagaaaggtatggaacacttccctagaaagagaatgaagttaccttttgattctattattagaacaaattatgatgttgacacttcgtctcttgataatacttgatacacactttctgcgcctagctgaaaggcgttaaagaaaagcgcttatgggagacaacccatggtttttactacagtactttgtttttattttgtgtcttggaagttgtttactactgtagcaacctctccttatcttaatttagtgttttgttgtgccaagtaaagtcgttgatagtaaagttcatactagatttggattactgcgcagaaacagatttctttgctgtcacgaatctgggctgttttctctgtaggtaactcagaaaattatgccaatttacgtgagtgatccacagatatgtacgcaactttcattcaatttgagaattttcatttgagcaagtctggtgcctcgactaggattggaaaatgatacatgtagtaaattgctataatgtcttgggtaatgtgatacttggcaattgttgtgctcatgtttaagctcttgcatcatatactttgcacccattaatgaagaaatacatagagcatgctaaaatttggtttgcatatttggtttctctaaggtctagataatttctagtattgagtttgaacaacaaggaagacagtgtagagtcttataatgtttacaatatgtcttttatgtgagttttgctgcaccggttcatccttgtgtttgtttcaaaataagccttgctagcctaaaccttgtatcgagagggattacctctcatgcatccaaaatacttgagccaaccactatgccatttgtgtccaccatacctacctacttcaTGGtattttctccgccattccaaagtaaattgcttgagtgctacctttaaaattccatcattcacctttgcaatatatagctcatgggacaaatagcttaaaaactattgtggtattgaatatgtacttatgcactttatctcttattaagttgcttgttgtgcgataaccatgttcactggggacgccatcaactactctttgttgaatttcatgtgagttgctatgcatgttcgtcttgtctgaagtaagagagatctaccaccttatggttaagcatgcatattgttagagaagaacattgggccgctaactaaagccatgatccatggtggaagtttcagttttggacatatatcctcaatctcatatgagaaaattattaattgttgttacatgcttatgcataaaagaggagtccattatctgttgtctatgttgtcccggtatggatgtctaagttgagaataatcaatagcgagaaatccaatgcgagctttctccttagacctttgtacaggcggtatagaggtacccctttgtgacacttggttaaaacatgtgtattgcgatgatccggtagtccaagctaattaggacaaggtgcgggcactattagtatactatgcatgaggcttgcaacttgtaagatataatttacatgatacatatgctttattactaccgttgacaaaattgtttcatgttttcaaaatcaaagctctagcacaaatatagcaatcgatgcttttcctctatggaggaccattcttttactttcattgttgagtcagttcacctatttctctccacctcaagaagcaaacacttgtgtgaactgtgcattgatacctacatacttgcatattgcacttattatattactctatgttgacaatatccatgagatataaatgttacaagttgaaagcaaccgctgaaacttaatcttcctttgtgttgcttcaatgcctttactttgaattattgctttatgagttaactcttatgcaagacttattgatgcttgtcttgaagtactattcatgaaaagtctttgccatatgattcacttgtttactcatgtcatatacattgttttgatcgctgcattcactacatatgctttacaaatagtatgatcaaggttatgatggcatgtcactccagaaattatctttgttatcgttttacctgctcgggacgagcagaactaagcttggggatgctgatacgtctccgacgtatcgataatttcttatgttccatgccacattattgatgatatctacatgttttatgcacactttatgtcatattcgtgcattttctggaactaacctattaacaagatctttgaagtgccgattctttgttttctgctgtttttggtttcagaaatcctagtaacgaaatattctcggaattggacaaaatcaacgcccagggtcctattttgccacgaagcttccagaagaccgaagaggagacgaagtggggccacgaggtggcgacaccctagggcggcgcggcctggcccctggccgtgcggccctatggtgtgggcccctcgtgccgcctcctgacctgcccttccacctacttaaagcctccgtcgcgaaacccccagtaccgagagccacgatacggaaaaccttccagagacgccgccgctgccaatcc
Coding sequences within it:
- the LOC139837640 gene encoding mitochondrial import receptor subunit TOM7-1 — translated: MASAAAGKGKSPADAAESSAASAARLAREWSTWAMKKAKVVAHYGFIPLVVLVGMRSEPRPSLAQLLSPV